A single Uloborus diversus isolate 005 chromosome 7, Udiv.v.3.1, whole genome shotgun sequence DNA region contains:
- the LOC129226998 gene encoding histone-lysine N-methyltransferase SETMAR-like, with product MLQEGYGEVCMSYSQAKKWHKAFKEGREDVTDEARSGRPSTSKTDNNVSCVRELLNSDRRMSVRLLSDSLNLPKTIVHEIVSEELGMRKICAKLEPKVLTDAQKTHRLEVSKEMKKMCRDNTNFLDNVITGDESWIFEYDPETKRQSAEWHTTASPSQKKARMSKSRVKSMLIVFFDVKGVVHHEFVPPGKTVTGQFYKEVLQRLNNRVTRVGKEIKNCWKLHHDNAPSHTSFVVTSYLTKIRVDALPQPPYSPDLAPPDFFLFPKLKRELKGKHWDTVETIQSTTTSLLKSLSVEDFQGAFNSWKSRWQKCIDAEGSYFEDF from the coding sequence ATGCTTCAGGAGGGTTACGGGGAGGTTTGCATGTCCTATTCGCAGGCAAAAAAGTGGCACAAAGCTTTCAAAGAGGGTCGTGAGGATGTCACCGACGAGGCCCGGTCTGGACGCCCTTCAACCTCGAAAACGGACAACAATGTGAGTTGTGTGCGCGAATTGTTGAACTCAGACCGCCGAATGAGTGTTCGTTTGTTGTCAGACTCGTTGAACTTGCCGAAAACAATTGTCCATGAGATTGTGTCGGAAGAATTGGGCATGCGAAAGATTTGCGCAAAACTTGAGCCCAAAGTTTTGACCGATGCTCAAAAAACGCATCGCTTGGAAGTCTCCAAGgagatgaaaaaaatgtgtagggACAACACTAATTTTTTGGACAACGTCATCACTGGAGATGAGTCATGGATATTCGAGTACGACCCAGAAACGAAAAGACAGAGTGCGGAATGGCACACCACGGCGTCGCCTAGCCAGAAAAAAGCTCGAATGAGCAAGTCACGCGTGAAATCAATGCTCATTGTCTTCTTCGATGTTAAAGGAGTAGTGCATCACGAGTTCGTCCCACCTGGCAAGACTGTTACGGGTCAGTTCTACAAAGAAGTGCTTCAACGGCTGAATAACCGCGTCACCCGCGTCGGAAAGGAGATCAAAAATTGTTGGAAACTCCATCATGACAATGCACCGTCTCACACCAGCTTTGTTGTGACCTCCTACTTGACCAAAATTCGCGTCGACGCGCTTCCCCAGCCACCCTACAGTCCCGACTTAGCCCCGcccgacttttttttgtttcccaaACTGAAACGAGAGCTGAAGGGGAAACATTGGGACACCGTGGAAACCATCCAGTCTACTACGACGTCACTTCTAAAGAGCTTATCGGTCGAGGACTTCCAGGGAGCCTTCAATTCATGGAAATCGCGCTGGCAAAAGTGTATCGACGCAGAAGGGtcgtactttgaagatttttaa